In one window of Caenimonas aquaedulcis DNA:
- a CDS encoding TIGR03032 family protein: MSTAIGSDGLGAWLREMGVSLACSTYRANRLIFLGRGENDSLKLHERLFDRPMGLCVDDSPGGHRLWMASRFQVWRFDNFLAPGQLHEGGDRLYVPAASFTTGDVNAHELVLQADGSPLFVNTAFSCLATLQPGSSFAPVWQPPFVDKLAAEDRCHLNGVAAVDGVPTWATACGSDNRVAGWRDERTGGGVVLHIPSNRIAATGLSMPHSPRWHEGKLWLLNSGTGELGWIEGERFVPLCFLPGFARGLAFVGRTAVVGLSKLRSPQFTGLPLEQRLHDAGVPEGSCGLRVIDLDTGAVLHQLDLPEPIDELFDVVALPGCRQPRALGLQAEDIRCLVKLPGQDPLVTVRPKAPSGNPHQAKPPPVAGLPMPGAALRYQRVLQLSPQNLAPYAGLTFPSLAPGSRGLAALKGELMGISAMADGTMVGLALAERLGDRGARLCSLMVEPGFRRQGVATRLLLNLQRLLAENGAQEAVVHYAGNAGLAASFEPLLARLGWSAPQTGFVLVQGSAARLARTGWETRYALQPPYECFPWVEATAGDLAAAKGLAAPRDLLPPATFEGVEPSASLGLRHEGALAGWLIAHRVDAGTVRYSSLYVAPSHRGRGRGLALLAEAFIRQERAGIPLAKAAVQVGNDEFMRVLHKHLNPYLDSAGESRSARIALVRQEPTPEMRTAATVQK; the protein is encoded by the coding sequence ATGTCAACGGCAATCGGTTCGGACGGTCTGGGCGCGTGGCTGCGCGAAATGGGTGTTTCGCTGGCCTGCTCGACCTATCGCGCCAACCGCCTGATCTTCCTCGGCCGGGGCGAAAACGATTCGCTCAAGCTGCACGAACGCCTGTTCGACCGGCCCATGGGCCTGTGCGTCGACGACTCTCCCGGCGGCCATCGCCTCTGGATGGCCAGCCGCTTCCAGGTCTGGCGCTTCGACAACTTCCTCGCGCCCGGCCAACTGCACGAAGGCGGCGACCGGCTGTACGTGCCGGCCGCAAGCTTCACCACGGGCGACGTCAACGCGCATGAGCTCGTGCTGCAGGCCGATGGCAGCCCCCTTTTCGTCAACACCGCCTTCAGCTGCCTCGCCACCCTCCAGCCGGGCAGCAGCTTCGCGCCCGTGTGGCAGCCGCCTTTCGTCGACAAGCTCGCGGCGGAGGACCGCTGCCACCTGAACGGTGTCGCGGCCGTGGACGGCGTGCCGACATGGGCGACCGCCTGCGGCTCCGACAACCGCGTGGCCGGCTGGCGCGACGAGCGCACGGGGGGCGGCGTGGTGCTGCACATTCCGTCCAACCGGATCGCCGCGACGGGCCTGTCGATGCCGCATTCGCCCCGCTGGCACGAGGGCAAGCTCTGGCTGCTCAATTCGGGCACCGGCGAATTGGGCTGGATCGAAGGCGAACGCTTCGTGCCCCTGTGCTTCCTGCCGGGCTTCGCACGCGGGCTGGCCTTCGTGGGACGCACGGCTGTCGTCGGTCTCTCGAAGCTGCGCTCGCCGCAATTCACCGGCCTGCCGCTGGAGCAGCGGCTGCACGACGCCGGCGTGCCTGAAGGCAGCTGCGGCCTGCGCGTCATCGACCTGGACACTGGGGCCGTGCTGCATCAGCTCGACCTGCCGGAGCCCATCGACGAACTGTTCGACGTGGTGGCCCTGCCCGGTTGCCGCCAGCCTCGTGCCCTGGGCCTGCAGGCCGAAGACATCCGCTGCCTGGTGAAGCTGCCGGGGCAGGACCCGCTGGTAACGGTGCGCCCCAAGGCGCCCAGCGGCAACCCCCATCAAGCGAAGCCCCCGCCCGTGGCCGGCCTGCCCATGCCCGGTGCGGCGCTGCGCTACCAGCGGGTGCTGCAGCTTTCTCCGCAGAATCTCGCGCCCTACGCCGGCCTCACCTTTCCTTCGCTGGCGCCCGGCAGCCGCGGGCTCGCGGCGCTCAAGGGCGAGCTGATGGGCATCTCCGCGATGGCGGACGGCACGATGGTGGGTCTCGCGCTGGCGGAACGCCTGGGCGATCGTGGTGCGCGTCTCTGCTCCCTCATGGTGGAGCCGGGCTTTCGCCGGCAAGGCGTGGCGACGCGCCTGCTGCTGAACCTGCAGCGCCTGCTCGCCGAGAATGGCGCGCAGGAGGCGGTGGTGCACTACGCGGGCAACGCCGGGCTGGCCGCTTCGTTCGAGCCCCTGCTCGCGCGCCTGGGCTGGTCGGCGCCGCAAACCGGATTCGTGCTGGTCCAGGGCAGCGCCGCACGGCTGGCCCGCACCGGCTGGGAAACACGTTATGCGCTCCAGCCTCCCTACGAGTGCTTCCCCTGGGTCGAAGCGACCGCGGGCGACCTGGCCGCCGCGAAGGGCCTGGCAGCGCCCCGCGACCTGCTGCCCCCCGCCACCTTCGAGGGCGTGGAGCCCTCCGCCAGCCTGGGCCTGCGCCACGAGGGCGCGCTGGCCGGCTGGCTCATCGCCCATCGGGTCGATGCGGGTACCGTGCGCTATTCCAGCCTGTACGTCGCACCCTCGCACCGTGGGCGCGGCCGCGGGCTGGCGTTGCTCGCCGAAGCCTTCATCCGCCAGGAGCGCGCCGGGATCCCGCTCGCCAAGGCGGCGGTCCAGGTCGGCAACGACGAATTCATGCGGGTGCTGCACAAGCACCTGAATCCCTACCTGGACAGCGCAGGCGAGTCGAGATCGGCTCGCATCGCGCTGGTCCGCCAGGAACCCACCCCGGAAATGCGTACGGCCGCCACGGTCCAGAAGTAG